The following proteins are co-located in the Dyadobacter chenwenxiniae genome:
- a CDS encoding electron transfer flavoprotein subunit alpha/FixB family protein, with protein MSVLIYVELDNGSIKKTSLEAVAYGAKVAENTGDKAVVLAIGQAASSELEIAGKYGASKVLHASDEKLSHENSLAYADVLAQAAGQEGSKIIILSKSGLGDAMAARAAAKLKAGVVSGVTALPEINGSFKVTRGIFTGKAFATTEMKSDIKILVVKKNVIEIDENDVASASAVIETFSPQLRDADFQASVVNVEKASSELSLTEAQVIVSGGRGMKGPEHWQPLLDLARALGAATGCSKPVSDLDWRPHHEHIGQTGIKVAPNLYIACGISGAIQHLAGVNGSKCIVVINKDPEAPFFKAADYGIVGDVFEILPKLTEAAKNM; from the coding sequence ATGTCAGTCCTTATATATGTAGAACTGGACAACGGTTCGATAAAAAAAACATCGCTGGAAGCAGTGGCTTACGGCGCAAAAGTGGCAGAGAACACGGGTGACAAAGCGGTTGTTCTGGCTATTGGCCAAGCTGCTTCATCCGAACTTGAAATAGCGGGAAAATACGGCGCTTCCAAAGTGCTCCATGCATCAGATGAAAAACTGTCGCATGAGAACAGTCTCGCATATGCAGACGTGTTAGCGCAGGCAGCCGGGCAGGAAGGCAGCAAGATCATTATCCTATCCAAATCCGGCCTGGGCGATGCAATGGCCGCGAGGGCGGCTGCAAAATTGAAAGCAGGCGTTGTTTCCGGCGTCACCGCACTGCCAGAGATCAATGGTTCATTCAAAGTGACCCGGGGCATTTTTACAGGAAAGGCCTTTGCCACCACTGAAATGAAATCGGATATAAAAATCCTGGTCGTGAAAAAGAACGTGATCGAAATTGATGAAAATGACGTGGCTTCTGCGAGTGCGGTTATCGAAACATTTTCGCCGCAACTGCGTGACGCTGATTTCCAGGCTTCTGTTGTGAATGTGGAGAAAGCAAGCTCTGAGCTTTCACTGACCGAGGCGCAAGTGATTGTTTCCGGCGGGCGCGGAATGAAAGGGCCTGAACACTGGCAGCCGCTCCTGGACCTGGCCAGGGCGCTGGGAGCTGCGACAGGCTGTTCCAAACCGGTTTCCGACCTGGACTGGCGTCCGCACCACGAACACATTGGTCAAACCGGGATTAAGGTGGCTCCGAACTTGTACATTGCCTGCGGAATCTCCGGTGCGATCCAGCACCTTGCGGGGGTGAACGGTTCCAAATGCATTGTGGTCATTAACAAAGATCCCGAAGCACCGTTTTTCAAGGCAGCAGACTACGGAATTGTTGGTGATGTTTTTGAAATTTTGCCCAAACTCACAGAGGCGGCTAAAAATATGTAA
- a CDS encoding electron transfer flavoprotein subunit beta/FixA family protein: protein MKILVCISNVPDTTAKITFTDNDTRLNKNGVQYIIGPYDDYALARGVELKEQSGGTLTVLHVGEADADPQIRKALAIGADDAIRINADPLDSYFVAVQIAHVAQQNNYDLILMGRESIDYNSGVVHGLVGEMLGIASYSPVMKLDIEGGSATISREIDGGKEILKAPLPLVLGCQEPIAEWKIPNMRGIMTARTKPLNVVEPVSLDEMTVPEKYFLPAPKGACKMIPAAEAGTLIRLLRTEAKVL, encoded by the coding sequence ATGAAAATACTCGTTTGTATATCCAATGTGCCCGATACAACCGCTAAGATAACATTTACGGACAACGACACCAGACTTAATAAAAATGGCGTCCAGTACATTATCGGCCCCTACGACGATTACGCACTGGCAAGAGGTGTTGAACTAAAAGAACAGTCAGGCGGAACATTAACTGTGCTGCATGTGGGAGAAGCCGACGCTGATCCGCAGATCCGCAAGGCACTGGCCATTGGCGCGGACGATGCAATCCGCATCAATGCCGATCCGCTCGATTCGTATTTTGTAGCCGTTCAGATCGCCCATGTTGCGCAGCAAAACAATTACGATCTCATTCTGATGGGACGCGAATCCATCGATTATAACAGCGGCGTCGTGCATGGTCTGGTTGGAGAAATGCTCGGAATTGCCTCCTATTCTCCTGTTATGAAACTGGATATCGAAGGCGGCTCTGCTACCATCAGCCGGGAAATTGACGGCGGAAAAGAAATCCTGAAAGCACCTTTGCCGCTTGTGTTAGGCTGCCAGGAACCGATTGCGGAGTGGAAAATACCCAACATGCGTGGCATTATGACCGCACGGACAAAGCCACTGAATGTGGTAGAGCCGGTTTCGCTGGACGAAATGACCGTGCCGGAAAAGTACTTCCTGCCCGCACCGAAAGGTGCATGCAAAATGATCCCCGCCGCAGAGGCAGGAACATTGATCCGCCTTTTGCGAACAGAAGCAAAAGTGCTGTAA
- a CDS encoding tetratricopeptide repeat protein, with protein MNSTLLSNLLRFYEEDPDDPFNVYALAIEYTKSDPEKAARFFDILLTEHPDYLPTYYHAGSFFAAKEEMEKAEEIYRKGVALALLQKNNKAHQELQRAFNSFLDEMDD; from the coding sequence ATGAACAGCACCTTACTCAGCAATCTCCTCCGTTTTTATGAAGAGGATCCGGACGATCCTTTCAATGTTTATGCCCTAGCCATTGAGTATACCAAGTCGGATCCGGAAAAAGCTGCGCGGTTTTTTGATATTCTTCTGACCGAACATCCCGATTATCTGCCCACTTATTATCACGCTGGTTCATTTTTTGCTGCAAAAGAAGAAATGGAAAAGGCTGAGGAAATTTACCGCAAAGGGGTGGCACTGGCGCTTTTACAAAAAAATAACAAAGCGCATCAGGAGCTGCAAAGAGCCTTTAACAGCTTTCTGGACGAAATGGACGACTAA
- a CDS encoding Gfo/Idh/MocA family protein, whose translation MDRRTFIEKSALAGAAFSSLPLLSAISRAAPYRTALIGTGWWGTNILRCALQSGENKLVALCDVDDNQLKVCAAEMAKLTPDKPKIYKDYRELLAKEKPEVVIVATPDHWHALCCIAAIESGAHVYVEKPISHTIKEGRAMVNATRKHGKIAQVGTHRRVSPHNVSGMEFLKSGKAGKIGMARAFVHYGGGPGQKTPDSEPPQGLDWDFYCGPAQLMPYNKTMHPRGFRGYLNFANGTLGDWGIHWLDQVLWWSEQKYPKKIYSTGGRAIRQDNTDAPDHQVAVYDFDGFTLEWEHRNFAANNAEKTHPQQAVGVYFYGTEGTFHMGWLDGWTFYPTDPKKPVIHQDAQLNKPDDQNIKELWANFIESIKTNKPPISEIEIGQRSTNVALLGMLSYKLGRSIVWDGEKETIQGDAEANNLLSREYRGEWKYPQA comes from the coding sequence ATGGATCGTAGAACCTTTATCGAAAAGTCGGCGCTTGCGGGTGCCGCCTTTTCATCGCTGCCACTACTAAGCGCCATTAGCCGGGCCGCTCCTTACCGCACGGCATTGATCGGAACGGGTTGGTGGGGAACCAATATACTGCGCTGCGCGCTGCAGTCGGGCGAGAACAAGCTTGTCGCGCTTTGTGATGTGGACGACAACCAGCTTAAAGTTTGTGCTGCGGAAATGGCCAAGCTCACGCCGGATAAACCGAAGATTTACAAAGATTACCGCGAGCTTCTGGCCAAAGAAAAACCGGAAGTCGTGATCGTGGCAACGCCGGATCACTGGCATGCGTTGTGCTGCATTGCGGCCATCGAATCAGGCGCGCACGTATATGTCGAAAAACCCATTTCGCACACGATCAAGGAAGGCCGCGCGATGGTCAACGCGACGCGTAAACATGGAAAAATCGCGCAGGTAGGCACGCACAGGCGCGTTTCTCCACATAATGTTTCGGGAATGGAATTCCTGAAATCGGGAAAGGCCGGAAAAATAGGCATGGCACGCGCCTTTGTACATTACGGAGGCGGGCCCGGCCAAAAGACACCCGATTCTGAGCCGCCACAAGGATTGGACTGGGATTTCTACTGCGGACCAGCGCAGTTGATGCCTTATAACAAAACCATGCATCCCAGGGGATTCCGGGGTTATCTCAACTTCGCAAACGGGACATTGGGAGACTGGGGCATTCACTGGCTTGACCAGGTTTTATGGTGGTCGGAACAAAAATATCCGAAGAAAATTTATTCAACCGGCGGTCGTGCAATCAGGCAGGACAACACCGATGCGCCGGACCACCAGGTAGCCGTTTATGATTTTGACGGATTTACGTTGGAATGGGAGCACCGGAATTTTGCAGCCAACAATGCGGAGAAAACGCATCCACAGCAAGCAGTAGGTGTTTATTTCTACGGAACGGAGGGCACATTCCACATGGGCTGGCTCGATGGCTGGACATTTTACCCAACAGACCCAAAAAAGCCGGTCATTCATCAGGACGCACAGCTGAACAAGCCCGACGACCAGAATATCAAGGAACTTTGGGCAAACTTCATCGAATCGATTAAAACGAACAAACCGCCGATCTCTGAAATAGAAATTGGACAGCGCTCCACCAATGTGGCGTTGCTGGGAATGCTCTCTTATAAATTAGGCAGAAGCATAGTTTGGGACGGCGAAAAAGAAACGATCCAGGGCGATGCCGAGGCAAACAATCTTTTGAGCAGGGAATATCGGGGAGAATGGAAATATCCGCAGGCATAG
- a CDS encoding acetylxylan esterase, with protein sequence MRNRFLPLAVLFWLSLLTVVAQPARRPVEIVVTADRDDWTYKTGDKVQFLVTVTRNGNPVKNASIRYEIGLEKLDPTVKETKTAADGKLTIDGGTLKTPGFLRCIAWVTVDGNEYRGLATAGFDPQKIEPTVANPQDFDTFWAAAKKELAEVPMDTKMTLLPERCTEKVNVYHLNLQNNRKGVRVYGILSIPKKEGKYPALLRVPGAGVRPYYGDVVTAEKDIITLEIGIHGISVIMDPAVYTDMGQGLLNGYPAYNMDDRDKFYYKRVYLGCVRANDFLTSLPQYDGTNLAVTGGSQGGALSIITAGLDPRVKWLGAFYPALSDVTGYLHGRAGGWPHYFDKNGVKWNNTKEKVATVAYYDVVNFARRVKVPGCYIWGYNDETCPPTSMYAAYNVTTAPKELKLYQDTGHWTYQEEKDLMNNWLIEKLTKK encoded by the coding sequence ATGAGAAATCGTTTTTTACCACTGGCCGTTCTGTTCTGGCTCTCTTTATTAACTGTTGTTGCACAGCCGGCAAGGCGGCCTGTTGAAATTGTCGTTACCGCGGACCGGGACGACTGGACCTATAAAACGGGCGATAAGGTGCAGTTCCTGGTAACGGTTACGAGGAATGGGAATCCGGTAAAAAATGCTTCCATACGCTACGAAATCGGCCTCGAAAAGCTCGATCCGACTGTTAAGGAAACGAAAACCGCTGCTGACGGGAAACTGACCATTGACGGAGGAACGCTCAAAACGCCCGGTTTTTTGAGATGTATTGCCTGGGTTACCGTGGATGGCAATGAATATCGCGGCCTGGCCACCGCCGGTTTTGATCCGCAAAAAATAGAACCGACTGTGGCTAATCCCCAGGATTTCGACACATTCTGGGCTGCGGCCAAGAAAGAACTAGCCGAAGTCCCCATGGATACGAAAATGACGCTCCTGCCCGAACGCTGCACGGAAAAAGTAAATGTGTACCATCTGAACCTGCAAAACAACCGGAAAGGCGTACGCGTTTATGGGATTCTCAGCATTCCAAAGAAAGAAGGGAAATATCCTGCATTACTCCGTGTTCCCGGGGCTGGCGTACGCCCCTACTATGGCGATGTGGTGACTGCCGAAAAAGACATCATCACCCTGGAAATTGGGATTCACGGCATTTCAGTTATTATGGACCCTGCCGTTTATACAGATATGGGCCAGGGCCTTCTGAACGGTTATCCGGCATACAATATGGATGACCGCGATAAATTTTATTACAAAAGAGTTTATCTCGGCTGCGTACGTGCCAATGATTTCCTGACCAGCCTGCCTCAGTACGACGGGACGAACCTGGCGGTAACCGGCGGAAGCCAGGGAGGCGCATTGTCCATCATTACAGCCGGACTGGATCCCCGCGTTAAGTGGCTGGGCGCATTTTACCCGGCATTAAGCGATGTAACGGGTTACCTGCACGGACGAGCGGGCGGATGGCCGCATTACTTTGATAAAAACGGTGTAAAATGGAACAACACCAAGGAAAAAGTAGCCACTGTTGCTTATTACGACGTGGTTAATTTCGCCAGAAGGGTCAAAGTGCCTGGTTGTTACATTTGGGGATATAATGATGAAACCTGCCCTCCAACTTCCATGTATGCGGCTTATAATGTGACCACGGCTCCCAAAGAGCTGAAACTTTACCAGGATACGGGCCACTGGACTTACCAGGAAGAAAAGGATTTGATGAACAACTGGCTGATCGAAAAACTCACTAAAAAATAG